In a single window of the Octopus sinensis linkage group LG1, ASM634580v1, whole genome shotgun sequence genome:
- the LOC115219932 gene encoding zinc finger protein 436-like: MLKHIHTGGTICGESLSQTTVIAKNNCTHTGERSYQCDICGISFAQSSHVAVHKRTHTGERSYCDICGKSFSQSGTLSMHKRIHTGEKPYHCDICGKSFSTSSYITVHKRLHTGERSYHCDICGKSFSQSTNLSGHKRTHTGEKPYHCDICGKSFTRSDQFFKHLLDLGYQLSTDVETEQSVSFSTVPYK; encoded by the exons ATgctcaaacatattcatacaggagggactatctgtggtgaatcattgtCTCAAACTACTGTCATTGCTAAGAACAACTGTACTCATACGGGAGAGAGatcatatcaatgtgatatctgtggtatatcGTTCGCTCAAAGTAGTCACGTTGCTgtgcacaaacgtactcatacaggagagagatcatattgtgatatctgtggtaaatcattctctcaaagtggtacCTTATCtatgcacaaacgtattcatacaggagagaaaccgtaccactgtgatatctgtggtaaatcattctctactaGTAGTTACATTACTGTTCACAaacgtcttcatacaggagagagatcataccattgtgatatctgtggtaaatcattctctcaaagtactaACTTATCTggtcacaaacgtactcatacaggagagaaaccatatcattgtgatatctgtggtaaatcattcactagaAGTGATCAG TTCttcaaacacctccttgatcttggctacCAGCTCAGCACTGATGTTGAAACAGAGCAGtcggtgtctttctcaactgtgccTTACAAATGA